One Phaseolus vulgaris cultivar G19833 chromosome 11, P. vulgaris v2.0, whole genome shotgun sequence genomic window carries:
- the LOC137806184 gene encoding zinc finger CCCH domain-containing protein 48-like, translated as MDVKFSRMDKKIGGTTCVYWRAGRCNRNPCKFLHRETSSLHVNARSKYCGKKSHSSSNNTSKYNPKKKLVRKRGDGTNVVKVSKKSSTSICKYWTNNNCVYGEQCPHLHSWFQGDGFSTLKKLHQHKKAITGITLLAGTNKLYYGSTDGTVRIWDCHTGQCLKVLNFGTQVNSLISEGPWVFVGLNNVIKALNTKTNLEFTLDGPKGRILHMTVGNNILFAGAEDGVITAWRESSEVKSPFELVASLTGHTKSVVCLTIGRKMLYSGSMDQSIKVWDMDTLQCTMTLNEHNDVVTSLICWDEFLLSSSSDGTIKIWACMEEGTLTVVYTHTEQSGIVSLFGMPNAKGKPILFSSCKDNSVRMYELPSFSERGLLYAKKDIASFELGHDGLFFTGDDTGLLRVWKWNELPKMTSD; from the exons ATGGATGTAAAGTTTAGCAGAATGGATAAGAAAATTGGTGGGACAACTTGTGTCTACTGGCGAGCGGGGAGATGCAACAGAAATCCGTGCAAATTTCTACACAGAGAAACATCCTCATTACATGTTAATGCCAGAAGCAAATATTGTGGAAAAAAATCTCATTCATCCTCTAATAATACCTCCAAATATAACCCCAAGAAAAAATTGGTTAGAAAGAGAGGAGATGGGACAAATGTTGTTAAGGTGTCTAAGAAATCATCTACAAGTATATGCAAATATTGGACCAACAACAACTGTGTGTACGGTGAACAATGCCCTCATTTACATTCATGGTTTCAAGGTGATGGGTTTTCCACATTAAAAAAACTTCACCAACACAAAAAG GCTATCACCGGAATTACGCTTCTGGCTGGaaccaacaaactttattatggAAGCACCGATGGAACCGTTCGGATATGGGATTGCCATACAGGTCAATGTCTTAAAGTCCTAAATTTTGGCACCCAAGTTAACTCTTTGATAAGTGAGGGGCCATGGGTTTTTGTTGGTTTGAACAATGTTATCAAG GCTTTGAATACTAAGACCAATTTGGAGTTTACTCTTGATGGACCCAAAGGAAGGATCCTTCACATGACTGTTGGTAACAACATCCTTTTTGCCGGGGCAGAG gaTGGTGTCATTACTGCCTGGAGAGAAAGCTCTGAAGTTAAGTCTCCTTTTGAATTAGTTGCCTCACTAACTGGTCACACTAAATCTGTGGTTTGCCTAACTATTGGACGCAAGATGTTGTACTCCGGATCCATGGACCAAAGCATAAAG GTCTGGGACATGGATACATTACAATGTACAATGACACTCAATGAACATAATGATGTAGTCACATCCCTTATTTGTTGGGACGAATTTTTGCTGTCAAGTTCATCTGATGGCACAATTAAGATCTGGGCATGCATGGAAGAAGGAACTCTGACTGTGGTATATACACACACCGAACAAAGT GGCATTGTCTCACTTTTTGGGATGCCTAATGCAAAAGGCAAGCCAATATTGTTTTCCTCTTGTAAAGACAATTCAGTACGCATGTATGAATTGCCATC ATTTTCAGAGAGGGGTCTTTTATATGCTAAGAAAGACATTGCATCTTTCGAGTTAGGACATGATGGACTCTTCTTCACTGGCGATGACACTGGTTTGCTTCGTGTATGGAAGTGGAATGAGTTACCTAAGATGACATCTGATTGA